Part of the Methanolobus chelungpuianus genome is shown below.
GAGCAGGGAAGAGAAGGACAGACTGATCAGGCGCGGCGGGGAACTTGCTGATGTCAGGGACACTGTCGCATCCATACTGCAGGATGTAAGACAGAACGGCGATGCTGCTCTTCGTCTGTATACCGGGAAGTTTGACGGCGCCGAGCTGGGTGCCATCGAAGTGTCCGAACAGGAGATGGATGAAGCTATGCAGAGCATAGATGCCTCCCTGCTGAAACATCTTGAGTTTGCAGCCGGTAACATAAGGAAGTTCCATCAGGCCCAGATGCCTGAGAAGGTCTGGTTCATGGAACTGTCCCCCGGCATAGAGCTCGGGCAGAAGTTCACACCCCTGGAAAGCGTGGGTGCGTATGTTCCGGGTGGGCGGGCTTCCTACCCATCCACGGCCCTGATGACCATCATTCCTGCCAAGGTCGCAGGCGTGAGGAATGTGGTGATGTGCACTCCCCCGGGAGCCGACGGCAGGATAAATCCCCTTACCCTTGCGGCAGCCAGGATCGCAGGCGCAGATCATGTGTACAAGGTAGGAGGCGTGCAGGCCATAGGGGCCATGGCATACGGCACCGAGACTGTGCTCAGCGTGTGCAAGATCGTCGGGCCGGGCAACGTATATGTGACCGCTGCCAAGATGCAGGTCCGTGACAAGGCTGAGATCGATTTCCCGGCCGGCCCCAGCGAAGTACTAATCATAGCTGACGATTCGGCGGATGCCCGCATGGCTGCCTCGGATATCATTGCCCAGGCTGAGCATGACCCTAATGCGGTTTCCGTCCTGGTGACCACTTCGGCGCAACTGGCGGAAGATGTACACGCAGAGGTACTCGGGCAGGCTGCAAGGACTGCGAGGGCTGAGATCGTCAGGAGCTCCCTTGCCAATGCAGCTGTCATCCTGGCCGGGTCCCTTGAGGAGTGTATTGGCTTTTCCAATGATTTTGCCCCTGAACACCTGGAAATAATGGTCTCGGAGCCGGACTACGTGCTTGAGAGGATAGAGAATGCAGGCTCTATATTTGTGGGCAACTACGCGCCGGTGCCTGTGGGTGACTATGCTTCGGGCACCAACCATGTGCTGCCAACGGCAGGATATGCAAAGATATACTCCGGGCTCAATATATCCCATTTCATGAAATCCGCAAGTATCCAGAGGATAAGCAAGCAGGGGCTTGAAACACTGAAGGATGCTGTGATCTCTATTGCTGAGAAGGAAGGTCTCACAGGTCATGCTGACTCCATAAGAACTAGGTTCAGTAACTAACAATCTTTTTTTTTTGTGCTGTAAATCGATAATTATTTAATAGGTAAGCACATAGACTAATTTAGTAAGTTCTAACGATTATAGAACTTAATGTGAGGGAGTTCCATGAAGATCAGAGTTGTAAGTTCGCGAGAGGAGATACCAAATCTGAACCCAAACGAGAAGGTAATTCATCTGGCATTCAGACCATCTAACAAAGACATCTTTTCCCTGGTGCAGACCTGCCCTAAGGTGGAAGTGATACAGATACCGAGTTCTTACAGGCGCACGGTTTCCAAGTCAATAGAGATGTTCCTTGAAATGCAGAACATAAAATTGATCGAAGGGGATGTATGGGGGCACAGGAAGGATATCAATGAATACTACAGTGTATCTCCGGCGCTGCTTGACAAGGTCAAGGAGCTCAAGTCCGAAGGTATGTCTGACGAAGAGATTGTGAACAAGCTGGAGCGTGAGGGTAAACTGAACCGTGATATGCTCTACTACATATTGAGCAAGAAGTAGTTCTCTCAGTAACAGCAGCTGGTGTGCATCACCGGAGACTGCACACAACCCTCTTTTATCCTGTTTTTTTATTACTGGTTTTTTACATTGTCTTTGATCATTAGTACTTCCAGGCCCGTCTATGCACGGTTCCGTATGACCTCTTCAAGGTCTGCATGTGCCGCGTCCCTCAACTGCTCCCGGAGATCAGGTATTGCAGACAGGGCACGTGCCCAGTCAGGAAGAAGTGCACCTGACGGATCTTTAAGGTATTGTGTCCCGGCAAGCATCAGCGTCTCGGCAAATATCTCTACGTACCTTTCCTCCAGGTGCCTGCTGTATTCAAGTCCGTTACAGACTGCATCAGCATGGTACTGCCTGATCAGGTCCTGTGCCGAACGCCTGTATTTTACCTGTATCCCTCTGAGGAACGATGTGGATACCTGGGTGCTTGTGGTCTCGTTCACAACCCGCAGGAAGGTAACCATGATGTCGTTCACCATTTTTGTCAGGCCTTCACTTGGATTCGTGCCCAGCTCCTTATGCTTGTGGTCATAGAAGCCAAGGTCGGTCTGGCATACTCTTTTGAGGGATGTGTTCCTGTAGATCTCGGCCAGCATTCCTACCTCCAGTCCCCAGTCGGAAGGTATCCTGATGTTAAGTGCCAGGTCCCTTGTGAAGGCAAATTCACCCGAAAGGGTGTACCTGAATGCCTGCATGTACTCGAGGATGTCGGATTCGTATTTCACGTCCCTCATGAGCGTATCCAGCAGGGGACGTACAAAAAGCCTGTAAACACGCCCATGCATGGTCTTTTTCTCCAGATTGATCCTTGCATAATATCCTTTGTTGAAATAGAAGTTGAGCTGCGGATGCACAATAGGATAGAGCAGTTTGGCGACAAATTCCTTGTTGTAGTTGATGATATCTGCATCATGGAGCACTATGGCATATGAATAGAGGCTTGCTATGCCCAGGGATATCCATGCATCCTTCCCTTTCCCTGAGAATCCCGTGATATCAAGTTCGTTCTCCTTCATCTCCTCGATCACGGAGCTTATCCGGGAGCCGTTACACCAGACGATCAGATGGTCCAGCTCAAGCCGCTCAAAGAAATCGACCACTGTGCGATACTGTTCCCTGTTATCAGCTGCAAGTGCAACTACCACTTTTTTCAGGAAAGTGCACTTGTTCAGCTCGTCAATTATCCGGGGCAGGGGAGGATTCTCGATCTCACTGTACAGCATTGGCAATACTACCACAGCAGGGCGGACAAAGGATAGCTCCTGAAGGTGCTGCAGCATTCTGTCTGTATCGCTGTAGAAATTGTGAATTGTTGTTATCTTTTCCTGAAAAAAGTCCATTTGACCCACTCCTTTTAAAATAAAAGTAAATTCAATTGTAAATAACAATTACGATTTAAACAAGATAAAATATGCCTTCTAAAATATGCCTTCTTGCCTCCATGTGCCGGGACAATGAATATATAACTTGGAACGATTCATTAGAATCAAAGCAAGACAGACAGGATTCCGCTAACATGACGCAATATGGAAAAGTGTATCTGGTGGGCTCGGGACCCGGCGATCCGGAGCTTCTGACCCTCAAAGCCCGAAGGCTGATAGATTCTGCCGATGTCGTGGTCTATGACCAGCTTCCCGGAAAGGTGATCCTTGATTCCATCCCGGCAGGCACGGAAAAGATAGATGCAGGAAAATACGCAGGTGAGCACACCCTTAAGCAGGACGAGATCAATACGGTTATTATTGAGAAGGCAAAGGCAGGCAAGAATGTCGTTCGCCTGAAGGGCGGAGATCCTTATATGTTCGGGCGGGGTGGCGAGGAGGCCCAGGAGCTCGTTGAGGCCGGGATCGAGTTCGAGGTCGTGCCAGGAATAACTTCTGCGATAGCTGTACCTGCTTATGCCGGGATACCCGTGACCCACAGGGATCATGCATCCATGGTGACCTTCATCACCGGCCACGAGGACCCGACAAAGGAAGAGAGCGCCCTTGACTGGGAGACCCTTGCGAAGTTCGATGGCACTCTTGTGGTATTCATGGGTGTCAAGATGCTTGAGAGAAACGTGAGCGAGCTCATTAAGAACGGCAAGGATCCGCAGACCCCTGTTGCACTGATCGAAAGGGGAACCCGTCCGGACCAGCGCGTGACAGTCGGTGTCCTCGAGAACATAGCATCACTTGCTAAGGAACGAAAGGTCAGGGCTCCTGCTATCACTGTTATTGGCAATGTGGTAAAACTGCATGATGAGCTTGGCGAGCAGATCCTTGCAGATCGCTAGAGGAGGAATGTCAATGGCTGAAAATGCAATGTCTGAGGGTGCTAAAAAGCCGGTGATAGCCATCATGCGCCCAGAGAGATACATCCGGGAATCCGTGGAGCTGGCCCGGTCAATGGGTTTTGAACCTGTCACAGTGCCCATGGTCGAGATAACCGATATGAAAGATGAGTACTTTGACGGCTTTGTGGAAAGGGTGCTCGACGGCAGGGCTGATTATGTCATATTCACAAGTGCCAACGGGATAGATTTCACCCTGCGCAAGATCCCTGAAGGTTCAAGGAAAGCCTTTATCGACGCACTCAACAGGACAAAGGTCATAGCCATTGGTCCGACCACGCGCAAGGCTCTTGAGAAGACAGGCATCAATGTGATGGGGATGCCCGGCGTCTACAGTTCCGAGGGTCTTGTGGACTACCTGCGCAACGATGTGACAGGCAGGACAGTTGACACTGCCAGAAGCTTCTATGGCTCCAGACAGCTTGTTGAAGGCCTGCAGAGCTGCGGTGCCGTTGTCAACCAGACCAAGGTATACACCTTGGCAAAGCCTGAGGGGGGCGAGCAGGACAGGCTCATCGATGCAGCCCTTAATGGAGAGATATCTGCCTTTGCTTTCACAAGTTCCATGATGGTGCATAATTTCTTCGAACATGCACGCTCAAGGGCTTCCGAGGAGCAGGTTATCAATGCACTGAACAGCTCCGTTGTTGCAGCCATTGGAGGTCCCACGGCGCAGACCCTTGCAGGATATGGGGTCAAAGTGTCCGCAATACCTGACAAATTCACTTTCGAGGAAGTGCTCAGGTCCATCAGGGAGCAGCTATCCTGAAAAAGAGCAGATCAGTAACTTCAACTTTAATTATTCTTTTTTCACTTTATCCGCTCCTGTGTTTTCTGTCGTGGTTCCGGGTTTCTTAGTATATGTACGAACCACAGGTGTAATATACTATTATTCTATAGTCTGCTCAATCAAGGATGCAGGTCTCTCCTGTACTTGTCCTTTTATTGCGGAGCATTCATCATGATAGGCATCTCAAAGTTATACTGCAGGACCGTAGAGCCCTCTGACGCGCTGCGTTACGGGCGCGATTCAAAGAAACTTCCCTCTCATCTGCTCCAGTTCTCAAAGGACAAGAAGCCGGTTGTTGTCTGGAACGTTACCCAGCGCTGCAATCTTCGCTGTGTTCACTGCTATGCCCATTCAAAGGATATTGATTACAGTAACGAGCTTACCACAGAGCAGGGTAAGGATCTGATAGACGACCTCGCAGAGTTCGGCTGCCCGGTCATACTGTTCTCGGGGGGAGAGCCCCTGATGAGAAAGGACCTGCCGGAACTGGCAGCATATGCAACCTCAAAAGGCATCCGTGCTGTGATATCCACAAACGGTACTCTCATCACGGAGAGTATGGCAAAGACCCTCAAGGAGATTGGCCTGTCATACGTCGGTATATCCCTTGACGGCATGAGGGAAACCAACGACATGTTCAGGGGTGTCGAAGGAGCTTTTGACAGGGCCCTGAGGGCGGTTCGCAACTGCCAGAAGGAAGGCATAAAGGTTGGCCTGCGCTTTACTATCAATAAGCATAATGTGAAGGATATTCCTGCCATTTTCGACCTGCTGGAAGAAGAGAATATCCCCCGCATCTGTTTCTATCATCTTGTGTATTCCGGAAGGGGTTCGTCGATGATAGATGAAGACTTGTCCCTGGAGGAGACCCGGCAGACCGTGGACCTGTTAATTGACAGGACAAGGGAGCTTCATGGAAAGGGCAGGATGGTGGAGGTGCTCACGGTTGATAATCACTGTGACGGTCCCTACATCTACCTGCGCCTGCTCAGGGAGGACCCGGAGCGCGCAGCAGAAGTGCTTGAACTCCTGCAGATGAATCAGGGCAACTCCACTGGAATAGGCTTTGGATGCGTTTCCTGGGATGGCTCCGTCCACCCTGATCAGTTCTGGAGGCATTACAGCTTTGGCAATGTAAAGGAACGCAGGTTCAGTGATATCTGGAGAGATACTTCAGATACCCTCATGGCAGGCCTGAAGGACCGCAAGCCACTGTTAAAAGAGAATGCAGACCGATGTGCCAACTGCAAGTGGCTTGATGTGTGTAACGGCAATTTCCGTGTGCGTGCGGAAGCAGTTTTCGGTAATGTATGGGCAGATGATCCGGCATGCTATCTGACAAAAGAGGAAATAGGGTACGATAAGAATATCTGATACCTTTTTCCTTTCAGCCCCTCACTTTTACATGTGAGGCGCCATGTAACTCACATATACATATGCCAGCAGGGATGCAGTCATAGCAAGTATGACCATTTTTGCTGCGAGAGCTACGAACATTTATATCGCCTTCCTGTTGTATGGATTGGTTTGCATCCATCCCCAAGGATAAGCTTCCCTGCCCATCTATATAAAAGGTGTGGCGATCGGCTGCCACGATATGGACATTTGTGTTCATACTTCGATGCAGTTCTGCCATACTCCGTGTATGTTGCAGTATTCCAGTGCGCAGAAAGCCTTGAAATTGTCAATGCCCTTTACATGGAATGTGGCCACCGGATCGGTATATATCGGCTCGAAGCCCATGCGCCCGAAGTTGATGGTCCGTCCCTCTTTTGTGATACCGTAAAGCTCCACCCATTCAATGTGGTGTTCCGCAGTATTGGGATGCGGTACTTCTTTCCCTACGGTGACCCTCACAAAGTCGTTCTTGTCTTTTCCATGCCCTCTGATAATATCTATTTCTGGCACATGCTTTTCTTTTCCTTCAGCTTCTCTGCCTTTAAGTATGTCTGCGAAATTCATATTTTTGCCTCTTCTTCCCCCGCTTCACTCTGCAATCCTGTTCTCAGGAATCACAACACTCCATCATTTTATTGAATAGGTATGTATAAAGCCGTTGCGCTAAGCCGGTCTGCCAAAACATGTTCTTCTGTTATGCTTTTCTTCCGGTGCGCCTTTCCGGGGCCTGACTGCTTCCGACCGGTTAGTATATCACATAAAGCTTGCTTTACTACCTGACGCCTGCAGCCTGCCCGCAATAAAGAGGCGCATGCAACCAGATATGTTTAAATAATCTTAGACCACTCTAAGATAAAAAATACAATCACTATATAACGTTTATCGGAGAGTTAGAATGACGGTCCCAAAAGAATACATCCCGCATGAAGTTGAACCCAAGTGGAAATCAAGCTGGGATATGTCCATGTACCATTTCGACTGGAAAGACAATACAAGACCACAGTATATTATCGATACTCCTCCACCTTATCCTACCGGTAACTTCCACATCGGTAACTCTCTCAACTGGTGCTATATCGACTTCGTGGCACGCTACAAGAGAATGTGCGGTTACAACGTCATGTTCCCTCAGGGCTGGGACTGTCATGGCCTGCCTACCGAGGTAAAGGTCGAAGAGATCCACGGCATCACGAAGAACGAGGTCCCAAGGGAGCAGTTCAGGCAGATGTGCCGCGATCTCACCCTTGGGAACATCGAGAAGATGCGCGCCACCCTGATGAACCTGGGCTTTTCCGTGGACTGGAGCAATGAGTTTGTTACGATGGAGCCTGAGTATTACTCCAAGACCCAGCGCTCCTTCAGGAAGATGTATGATATGGGACGTGTCTACCAGTCAGAGCACCCTGTGAACTGGTGCCCCCGATGTGAGACCGCCATCGCCTTCGCTGAAGTGGAATATGAGGCAAGGGATACAAAGCTCAATTTCCTCAACTTCGACAAACTGAAGATCGCGACTACCAGGCCTGAGCTGCTTGCAGCCTGTGTGGCGGTTGCCATCAATCCAGATGACGAGCGCTACAATGCCCATGTCGGCTCAAATGTGAAGGTTCCCCTCTTCGGCCACGAGGTCCCTGTGATCGGCGACATGCAGGTTGATCCGTCATTCGGTACCGGCGTTGTCATGATATGTACCTTCGGTGACAAGCAGGACGTACGCTGGTGGGTGGAACACCAGCTTCCGCTGCGCAAGGCCATCGACAAGAACGGCCGTATGACCGCCATCGCAGGCAAGTATGAGGGAATGAGTATCCCTGAATGCAAGGCTGCAATAATCGAGGATCTCAAAGCGCAGGGCCATCTTTACGAACAGAAGACCCTGGACCAGAATGTGGGCATGTGCTGGCGCTGCGACACTCCAATAGAGATCCTGTCAGAGAGGCAGTGGTTCGTGAAAATAGATACCGATGCGGTTGCAAAGGCAGCCGACGAGATCAAATGGCTGCCCGAGTACATGAAGGTCAGGCTTGACAACTGGATCAGCACCATGGAATGGGACTGGTGCATCTCCCGCCAGAGGATCTTCGCAACCCCGATACCGGTGTGGTACTGTAAGGACTGCGGCGAGGTCATGGTCGCAAAGGAAGAATGGATGCCCATAGACCCCACAAGACAGCAGCCGCCTGAGGCATGCCGTTGTGGCTGCACAGGATTCGAGCCTGAAGAGGATGTGCTGGACACCTGGATGGACTCTTCCATCACAGTGCTGAATGTGACCGGCTGGCTCTCCGATCATGAGATGAGACTTCCGGCACAACTGCGTCCGCAGGGCCACGATATCATTCGTACCTGGGCCTTCTACAGCATACTGAGATCCATGGCCCTTGCAGGCAAGAGGCCCTGGGATTCCATACTTATCAACGGCATGGTCCTTGGTGAGGACGGGCATAAGATGAGCAAGTCCCTGGGCAATGTCATCTCGCCGGAAGAGGTCATCAAGGAGTACAGCGCAGATGCGTTCCGGCAATGGGCGGCTGTTGGCGGCTCTGTAGGCTCTGATGTCATGTTCCGCTGGAAGGATGTCGTAGCTGCTTCCAGGTTCTTTACCAAGGTGTGGAGCATATACAGGTTCTCAATGTCCCACCTTGAGGACTACGAACATAAGGAAGTGGACGCATCAGAACTGGAAGTCGTGGACAGGTGGCTGCTGAGCCATCTTAACAGGCTCATTGTGACTGTGACGGACAGCATGGAAGCATACCAGTTCGATGAAGCCTTCAAGGCTATACGCGGCTTCTCATGGGAAATACTAGCCGACAACTATCTTGAACTCATCAAGTCCCGCCTTTACGGTGAGGACGGCGCAGGCAGGCAGGCCGCAAAGTATACTCTGTATGTGACGATGGACACTCTCGTAAGGCTGCTCGCACCCTTTGCTCCCTTCTTCGCAGAAGAGATGTTCTCCTATCTGGGCAAGGGAAGCATACACGTTCAGTCCTGGCCAAAGGCAAGGGAAGATCTCATTGATGAGGAGTCAGAGAAGTCCGGTGAGTTCATCAAGGACGTTGCAAGCGCTGTCAGGAGGTACAAGTCCGAGAAAGGCATGGCGCTCAATGCAAGCCTTGCAAAGATCGAGCTCTATAGCGTAAGCCTTGATGTGGCAGATCTCACAGGAGTGACGAATTCCCCGGTGGAGGTCATACCAGGCAAGCCAGACTTCGAGCATGTGCCCGTGAATGTCAAGCCTAACATGGGCAAGATCGGCCCCAGGTTCAGGGGACAGGCGAAGGCCATAATAGATGCTCTGCTTGAGGAGAACCCGAAAAAGATAGCCGATGAGATCTCCGGAGGCAGGATATCCTTATCCGTTAATGGCGAGATCATAGAGCTTGAGCCCGAATTCGTCGATGTGGAAAAGGAAGTGGTGTCAGCAGGCAGGTCCGTGGACGTGCTGGATGTAAGTGGAATGCCGGTTGTGATTGTCAGGTAAAAGGCCTCTGGGATTGGTGTGACATGAAGCCAAAGCATGGTTTTCGCAAGGTTTAAGGCTCCGTCACACCTAGCCTTTACATATCCCTACGTACATATGCAGAATCAAAGCAGGACATGTAAGTCTCTGTTGCTGGTGATCAGTTGAAAGTCAGATCCAGGGTACAAATAAGGAAATCGGACAAGGCCAGGTTGCTTAAGGAGCTGAAGGATTCCTTTGGTGATGTTGTGGACAGTTTCTCCGAAAAGAAGTTCGAGACAGCTACTGCGGATGACCTGCCGATTGTCATAATCGAGGGCAAAGTACTGCTTTTCCAGATAGGTGATGCTTATTTCCCCACTGTGAGAGGAGTGCTTGAACTTGGCCTGAGGAAGAACGTGGTCAAAGTCGATGCCGGAGCAGTCCGGTTCGTTGTCAACGGTGCTGATGTGATGTGCCCTGGCATAGTTTTCGCCGATCCTGATATCAAGGCAGGGGATCCGGTGATCATTGTGGAAGAGACACATAACAAGCCGCTTGCCATAGGTACTGCCATCATCTCCGGGGCCGACATGAAGGCAAGTTCCGGCAAGGCTATCAAGTCAGTACACTATGTGGGCGACAAGCTGTGGAACCTTGACATCTGAAAGAAATGATTAATATATCATGAAATGGTTTATAAATATACGCATAATTATAGTTAATCATAAGCGAACGTGAATGGCACATGGGTCCGGGCCTGCCCGGGTCTGGATGCTGGCATTACTCGGTAATAATTTAAGTAGTATCGATATTATTAATATAGCAGCAATGTTATTCAATACATGAGGGCTCATTATGGCAAAGATCATGAACAAGTTGTTTGGTGGCACTAGCAAAACCACAACAGTTGAAGATGAATACACCGAACTTGACCTTACCAAGTACGAAGAAGTGCTGGATGAGGAACCTGCAGAGACATACATAAGGGTTGCCGAGCTGACCAACCTTAACGAACTGACTGCCCTTAAAAGGGAGATATATGGCGGAAATATTGTAATGATCGATATCTCCAACATAAAGGCCGACAAGCTCATGCTTGACCGCGCATTGAAGGACCTAAAGGATGTTGTCATGGATGTGCATGGCGATATCGCGGGAATAAAGGATGACCAGGTGCTTGTGACACCCACCGGCATCAAGATCGACAGGTCTAAGATCCTTGGTGGAAGGTATTGAGTGAAGAAGCTCCCTGCCACAATTTCGTAACCCGTACTTCCTGTCCCCTCTGTCATGAGGAGCTTATCATCAACTGGCAGGGTGATGATATTCCTTATTTTGGCGAGGTCATGCACATCACATCAAGGTGTGATTGCGGCTTCAAGTTCTCGGATACCCTGATCCTCGCACAGAGGGAGCCTGTGAGGTATGAGCTGAAAGTTGAGAGCATGGAAGACCTGTACAGCAGGGTGGTGCGTTCCACTTCCGGTACGATACGTGTGCCTGAGCTTGGCATTGATGTTGAACCGGGCTCAATTTCCGAGTCTTACGTGACCAATGTGGAAGGCGTGCTTGACAGGATACTGAGCGTTGTAGTGACAGCAACCAAATGGAGTGCGGAAGAGCCGGAGAAGTATTCTCTTGGCCTTGATATCCAGCAGGCCTTAAGGGATGCCATGGACTGCAAAAGAGAACTCACCCTTATCATAGAGGACCCTCTGGGGAACAGTGCTATCATTTCCGATAAGGCAAAGTCCACACTGCTCAGCCCGGAAGAGGCAGGACAGCTCAAAACCGGGATGATCGTGTTCGATACCTCGTCTGCAGAGATGGAGATCGATGCATGTGATGCGGATCACTCCTTAACGGATTGATCCCTTTACGGGCCTGCCTAAGCAGCCAGGCCCCCGTTCCTCTGCAGCTTATGAATTTCGATTACTCCTGACCAAGCTAAATTTTTTCATGTTGTCTCCGAAACCTTATATATATTGGGATCCGATATAAACTATCATATATTTGATGAACTGTGGGAGGATACATCTTGCCAGAGGAACGCTGTCACAATGTCACCATGCCGCTTATAGGGGACGATGCGCCGTCCTTTACTGCCAGAACCACTTTGGGTGTTGT
Proteins encoded:
- the hisD gene encoding histidinol dehydrogenase, which translates into the protein MLYKRISEMSREEKDRLIRRGGELADVRDTVASILQDVRQNGDAALRLYTGKFDGAELGAIEVSEQEMDEAMQSIDASLLKHLEFAAGNIRKFHQAQMPEKVWFMELSPGIELGQKFTPLESVGAYVPGGRASYPSTALMTIIPAKVAGVRNVVMCTPPGADGRINPLTLAAARIAGADHVYKVGGVQAIGAMAYGTETVLSVCKIVGPGNVYVTAAKMQVRDKAEIDFPAGPSEVLIIADDSADARMAASDIIAQAEHDPNAVSVLVTTSAQLAEDVHAEVLGQAARTARAEIVRSSLANAAVILAGSLEECIGFSNDFAPEHLEIMVSEPDYVLERIENAGSIFVGNYAPVPVGDYASGTNHVLPTAGYAKIYSGLNISHFMKSASIQRISKQGLETLKDAVISIAEKEGLTGHADSIRTRFSN
- a CDS encoding DUF1699 family protein, which codes for MKIRVVSSREEIPNLNPNEKVIHLAFRPSNKDIFSLVQTCPKVEVIQIPSSYRRTVSKSIEMFLEMQNIKLIEGDVWGHRKDINEYYSVSPALLDKVKELKSEGMSDEEIVNKLEREGKLNRDMLYYILSKK
- the gpgS gene encoding glucosyl-3-phosphoglycerate synthase; translation: MDFFQEKITTIHNFYSDTDRMLQHLQELSFVRPAVVVLPMLYSEIENPPLPRIIDELNKCTFLKKVVVALAADNREQYRTVVDFFERLELDHLIVWCNGSRISSVIEEMKENELDITGFSGKGKDAWISLGIASLYSYAIVLHDADIINYNKEFVAKLLYPIVHPQLNFYFNKGYYARINLEKKTMHGRVYRLFVRPLLDTLMRDVKYESDILEYMQAFRYTLSGEFAFTRDLALNIRIPSDWGLEVGMLAEIYRNTSLKRVCQTDLGFYDHKHKELGTNPSEGLTKMVNDIMVTFLRVVNETTSTQVSTSFLRGIQVKYRRSAQDLIRQYHADAVCNGLEYSRHLEERYVEIFAETLMLAGTQYLKDPSGALLPDWARALSAIPDLREQLRDAAHADLEEVIRNRA
- the cobA gene encoding uroporphyrinogen-III C-methyltransferase gives rise to the protein MTQYGKVYLVGSGPGDPELLTLKARRLIDSADVVVYDQLPGKVILDSIPAGTEKIDAGKYAGEHTLKQDEINTVIIEKAKAGKNVVRLKGGDPYMFGRGGEEAQELVEAGIEFEVVPGITSAIAVPAYAGIPVTHRDHASMVTFITGHEDPTKEESALDWETLAKFDGTLVVFMGVKMLERNVSELIKNGKDPQTPVALIERGTRPDQRVTVGVLENIASLAKERKVRAPAITVIGNVVKLHDELGEQILADR
- a CDS encoding uroporphyrinogen-III synthase, whose translation is MAENAMSEGAKKPVIAIMRPERYIRESVELARSMGFEPVTVPMVEITDMKDEYFDGFVERVLDGRADYVIFTSANGIDFTLRKIPEGSRKAFIDALNRTKVIAIGPTTRKALEKTGINVMGMPGVYSSEGLVDYLRNDVTGRTVDTARSFYGSRQLVEGLQSCGAVVNQTKVYTLAKPEGGEQDRLIDAALNGEISAFAFTSSMMVHNFFEHARSRASEEQVINALNSSVVAAIGGPTAQTLAGYGVKVSAIPDKFTFEEVLRSIREQLS
- the ahbC gene encoding 12,18-didecarboxysiroheme deacetylase, translating into MIGISKLYCRTVEPSDALRYGRDSKKLPSHLLQFSKDKKPVVVWNVTQRCNLRCVHCYAHSKDIDYSNELTTEQGKDLIDDLAEFGCPVILFSGGEPLMRKDLPELAAYATSKGIRAVISTNGTLITESMAKTLKEIGLSYVGISLDGMRETNDMFRGVEGAFDRALRAVRNCQKEGIKVGLRFTINKHNVKDIPAIFDLLEEENIPRICFYHLVYSGRGSSMIDEDLSLEETRQTVDLLIDRTRELHGKGRMVEVLTVDNHCDGPYIYLRLLREDPERAAEVLELLQMNQGNSTGIGFGCVSWDGSVHPDQFWRHYSFGNVKERRFSDIWRDTSDTLMAGLKDRKPLLKENADRCANCKWLDVCNGNFRVRAEAVFGNVWADDPACYLTKEEIGYDKNI
- a CDS encoding class II SORL domain-containing protein, whose amino-acid sequence is MNFADILKGREAEGKEKHVPEIDIIRGHGKDKNDFVRVTVGKEVPHPNTAEHHIEWVELYGITKEGRTINFGRMGFEPIYTDPVATFHVKGIDNFKAFCALEYCNIHGVWQNCIEV
- a CDS encoding valine--tRNA ligase — encoded protein: MTVPKEYIPHEVEPKWKSSWDMSMYHFDWKDNTRPQYIIDTPPPYPTGNFHIGNSLNWCYIDFVARYKRMCGYNVMFPQGWDCHGLPTEVKVEEIHGITKNEVPREQFRQMCRDLTLGNIEKMRATLMNLGFSVDWSNEFVTMEPEYYSKTQRSFRKMYDMGRVYQSEHPVNWCPRCETAIAFAEVEYEARDTKLNFLNFDKLKIATTRPELLAACVAVAINPDDERYNAHVGSNVKVPLFGHEVPVIGDMQVDPSFGTGVVMICTFGDKQDVRWWVEHQLPLRKAIDKNGRMTAIAGKYEGMSIPECKAAIIEDLKAQGHLYEQKTLDQNVGMCWRCDTPIEILSERQWFVKIDTDAVAKAADEIKWLPEYMKVRLDNWISTMEWDWCISRQRIFATPIPVWYCKDCGEVMVAKEEWMPIDPTRQQPPEACRCGCTGFEPEEDVLDTWMDSSITVLNVTGWLSDHEMRLPAQLRPQGHDIIRTWAFYSILRSMALAGKRPWDSILINGMVLGEDGHKMSKSLGNVISPEEVIKEYSADAFRQWAAVGGSVGSDVMFRWKDVVAASRFFTKVWSIYRFSMSHLEDYEHKEVDASELEVVDRWLLSHLNRLIVTVTDSMEAYQFDEAFKAIRGFSWEILADNYLELIKSRLYGEDGAGRQAAKYTLYVTMDTLVRLLAPFAPFFAEEMFSYLGKGSIHVQSWPKAREDLIDEESEKSGEFIKDVASAVRRYKSEKGMALNASLAKIELYSVSLDVADLTGVTNSPVEVIPGKPDFEHVPVNVKPNMGKIGPRFRGQAKAIIDALLEENPKKIADEISGGRISLSVNGEIIELEPEFVDVEKEVVSAGRSVDVLDVSGMPVVIVR
- a CDS encoding RNA-binding protein — translated: MKVRSRVQIRKSDKARLLKELKDSFGDVVDSFSEKKFETATADDLPIVIIEGKVLLFQIGDAYFPTVRGVLELGLRKNVVKVDAGAVRFVVNGADVMCPGIVFADPDIKAGDPVIIVEETHNKPLAIGTAIISGADMKASSGKAIKSVHYVGDKLWNLDI
- a CDS encoding cell division protein SepF, yielding MAKIMNKLFGGTSKTTTVEDEYTELDLTKYEEVLDEEPAETYIRVAELTNLNELTALKREIYGGNIVMIDISNIKADKLMLDRALKDLKDVVMDVHGDIAGIKDDQVLVTPTGIKIDRSKILGGRY
- a CDS encoding ZPR1 zinc finger domain-containing protein, which gives rise to MSEEAPCHNFVTRTSCPLCHEELIINWQGDDIPYFGEVMHITSRCDCGFKFSDTLILAQREPVRYELKVESMEDLYSRVVRSTSGTIRVPELGIDVEPGSISESYVTNVEGVLDRILSVVVTATKWSAEEPEKYSLGLDIQQALRDAMDCKRELTLIIEDPLGNSAIISDKAKSTLLSPEEAGQLKTGMIVFDTSSAEMEIDACDADHSLTD